In Alphaproteobacteria bacterium, the following proteins share a genomic window:
- a CDS encoding glutathione S-transferase family protein, protein MPASHGHFTLYGFHLSMPAAKVALMLSMSGQPFDYVQVDRAYRDTNAEWKTLSRWGEVPTLTHDRRVLVQSNTILRYLARVTGAFGPKDEAAEQRVSEWLEWNGDRFKDVNQIRFFGKTGTGGKDLLDYIRPRAEKALTTLDDHFAAGNDFILGQQPTICDIACFPNVMTAPEGGLEHDRWPRLKAWTERMLAQPGCKHPYDMLPDHDRKAA, encoded by the coding sequence ATGCCCGCCTCTCATGGCCATTTCACTCTTTACGGCTTTCACTTGTCCATGCCCGCGGCCAAGGTCGCCCTGATGCTCTCCATGTCTGGTCAGCCCTTCGACTATGTTCAGGTGGATCGCGCCTATCGCGACACCAATGCCGAGTGGAAAACCCTCAGCCGCTGGGGCGAAGTGCCGACCCTGACCCATGACCGCCGCGTGCTGGTGCAGTCCAACACCATCCTGCGCTACCTGGCCAGGGTGACTGGCGCCTTCGGTCCAAAGGACGAGGCCGCCGAGCAACGTGTCTCCGAGTGGCTGGAATGGAACGGCGACCGCTTCAAGGACGTCAACCAGATCCGCTTCTTCGGCAAGACCGGCACCGGCGGCAAGGATCTGCTGGACTATATCCGGCCACGCGCGGAAAAGGCCCTGACCACGCTGGACGACCACTTTGCCGCCGGCAATGATTTCATCCTCGGCCAGCAGCCCACCATCTGCGACATTGCCTGCTTCCCCAATGTGATGACCGCGCCGGAAGGCGGTCTGGAGCACGACCGCTGGCCCCGCCTCAAGGCGTGGACCGAGCGGATGCTTGCCCAGCCCGG
- a CDS encoding SRPBCC domain-containing protein, giving the protein MAEENTLSLTLQRIIAAPRALVFRLWTDGDHVRRWCAPSGFAVVEGSADLRPGGEWATTLRDPTGREWRLRGAYREVVPGQRLVFSHAWVEETGAVGPATVVTIELTDEAGGRTRLVLRQAPFASVESRDGHAGGWGETLDSLAAYVAKLDTGQAPTLH; this is encoded by the coding sequence ATGGCAGAGGAAAATACCCTGAGCCTGACCCTGCAGCGGATCATCGCGGCGCCCCGTGCGCTTGTCTTTCGCCTGTGGACCGACGGCGACCATGTGCGGCGCTGGTGCGCGCCGAGTGGCTTTGCGGTGGTCGAGGGCAGCGCGGATCTGCGGCCGGGCGGCGAATGGGCGACCACGCTCCGTGATCCGACGGGCAGGGAGTGGCGCCTGCGCGGCGCCTATCGTGAGGTGGTGCCGGGCCAGCGGCTGGTATTCAGCCACGCCTGGGTGGAAGAAACCGGCGCGGTCGGTCCGGCGACGGTGGTGACCATCGAACTGACGGACGAGGCCGGCGGCCGGACCCGTCTGGTCCTGCGCCAGGCACCGTTTGCCAGCGTCGAGTCCCGTGACGGCCACGCCGGCGGGTGGGGCGAGACCCTGGACAGTCTGGCCGCCTATGTGGCGAAGCTGGACACCGGGCAGGCGCCGACCCTGCACTAA
- a CDS encoding MFS transporter, translated as MSQSGFGLILRTFENRNFAIYSAGSGFSLIGKWMQRIAIGWLAWELTGEAFAVGIIAAADMFPTFIMSPISGAFADRLDRRRMLFWIQFLSMLQAIALAVLWFAGLVTFEILVGLTVLLGILTGANHPVRMAMLPSLVKNEDLPAAVAITSVIFVAMTLLGPAIGAAVFHTFGIGVAFIVNVLGFLAILVSVMMLRLPPQMRAEPHKRGFIGSVAEGIGYVARHAGLRAIIMITLTTSFFAWPVRELLPAISDLMFDRGLNGLTLLLVANGLGAVAAGLWLAQRGKGSQGMVRLQLSGILAMVAALAVFAITRQFAVGLAAMVLLGGGMAIAGTSGQTMTQMSVDPTKRGRVFSLHSMIIGVGPAFGGLLVGALTDRYGVTAPLLVGAGLTGVVWLWAVSQAAAMRTSLEHAAPRSEQATGPAGDALKAAE; from the coding sequence ATGAGCCAGTCCGGCTTCGGCCTTATCCTGCGCACGTTCGAGAACCGCAACTTCGCGATCTACTCCGCTGGTTCGGGCTTTTCGCTGATCGGTAAGTGGATGCAGCGCATCGCCATCGGCTGGCTGGCGTGGGAGCTGACCGGCGAGGCCTTTGCGGTGGGCATCATCGCCGCGGCGGACATGTTTCCCACCTTCATCATGAGCCCGATTTCCGGCGCCTTCGCCGACCGGCTGGACCGTCGTCGGATGCTGTTCTGGATTCAGTTTCTCTCCATGCTGCAGGCTATCGCGCTGGCCGTATTGTGGTTCGCCGGCCTGGTCACCTTCGAGATTCTGGTGGGGCTGACCGTGCTTCTGGGCATTCTGACCGGCGCCAACCACCCGGTGCGCATGGCCATGCTGCCGAGCCTGGTCAAGAACGAGGACCTGCCGGCGGCGGTGGCGATCACCTCGGTCATTTTTGTGGCCATGACCCTGCTGGGGCCGGCGATCGGCGCGGCCGTGTTCCACACATTCGGGATCGGCGTGGCCTTCATCGTCAATGTGCTGGGATTCCTGGCGATTCTGGTTTCGGTCATGATGTTGCGCCTGCCGCCGCAAATGCGGGCCGAGCCACACAAGCGCGGCTTCATCGGCTCTGTGGCGGAGGGCATCGGCTATGTGGCGCGCCATGCGGGATTGCGCGCGATCATCATGATCACGCTCACCACCTCCTTCTTTGCCTGGCCGGTGCGCGAACTGTTGCCGGCGATCAGCGACCTCATGTTTGATCGCGGCCTCAACGGGCTCACCCTGCTGCTGGTAGCCAATGGCCTCGGCGCAGTGGCGGCGGGTCTGTGGCTGGCGCAGCGCGGCAAGGGCAGTCAGGGCATGGTCCGCCTGCAGTTGTCGGGCATTCTCGCCATGGTGGCGGCGCTGGCCGTGTTCGCCATAACCCGGCAGTTCGCGGTGGGCCTCGCCGCCATGGTGCTGCTGGGCGGCGGCATGGCGATTGCTGGCACGTCGGGCCAGACCATGACTCAGATGAGCGTCGATCCCACCAAACGCGGCCGGGTGTTCAGCCTGCACTCCATGATCATCGGTGTGGGCCCGGCTTTCGGCGGGCTGCTGGTGGGCGCCCTGACCGACCGCTATGGGGTGACCGCACCATTGCTGGTGGGGGCCGGCCTGACCGGTGTGGTGTGGCTGTGGGCGGTGAGCCAGGCCGCGGCCATGCGCACCAGTCTGGAACATGCGGCGCCACGGTCGGAGCAGGCGACCGGACCGGCAGGGGACGCGCTCAAGGCGGCGGAATAG
- a CDS encoding NAD(P)/FAD-dependent oxidoreductase — protein MTKGWSRRGFLAAAGATLMAPAVVRAASGDVDVAIVGAGSAGLAAAHSLIAAGHSVAIVEAAGRIGGRAHTDTTTFGLPFDRGCSWLHSSDVNPYTAMAREWGYTLESHDGADEAMFVGKREPNSEEWSAYSRAWRATRGGLSDAGRNGLDVPASEVVPAHMDWGANSQTWLGPMSMGKDFADLSPVDRWSLAETKPNLEIREGFGTLVTQYGQGLPVTLNAPVTAIDHSGPGVRITSAAGRLTARACILTVSTGVLAAETIRFTPGLPLATLAGIEGLPMGLFAKVPLLFDGKRFGLKPNQWLAYKLPEELPARACFFLTWPFDTNLMIGIVGGAFGWEMSARGDDAVVDFALGELRKIFGGAVDRHFIKGGFTNWANDPWVRGSYASERPGRHGARAKLAEPIDSPLFLAGEALAGTYAMTCGGANLSGTRVAADVAAFLRG, from the coding sequence ATGACGAAGGGTTGGAGTCGCAGAGGGTTTCTGGCCGCCGCCGGCGCCACGCTGATGGCGCCGGCGGTCGTGCGGGCGGCCAGCGGCGATGTGGATGTCGCTATCGTCGGCGCGGGATCGGCCGGGCTTGCCGCAGCACATTCGCTGATTGCCGCAGGACATTCGGTCGCCATCGTCGAGGCCGCCGGCCGCATCGGCGGCCGCGCCCACACCGACACCACCACCTTCGGCCTGCCTTTCGACCGCGGCTGTTCCTGGCTGCACTCGTCCGATGTCAATCCCTACACCGCCATGGCCCGCGAGTGGGGCTACACCCTGGAAAGCCACGACGGCGCCGACGAGGCGATGTTCGTGGGCAAGCGCGAGCCCAACAGCGAGGAATGGTCGGCCTACAGCCGCGCCTGGCGCGCGACCCGGGGCGGCCTGTCAGACGCCGGCCGCAACGGTCTCGACGTCCCCGCTTCCGAAGTCGTGCCCGCACACATGGACTGGGGCGCCAACAGCCAGACCTGGCTGGGGCCCATGAGCATGGGCAAGGATTTCGCCGATCTCTCGCCCGTCGACCGGTGGTCGCTCGCGGAGACCAAGCCGAACCTGGAAATCCGCGAGGGTTTCGGCACCCTGGTGACACAGTACGGCCAGGGCCTGCCGGTGACGCTCAATGCGCCGGTGACCGCGATCGATCACAGCGGGCCGGGTGTGCGGATCACAAGCGCGGCGGGTAGGCTGACGGCACGGGCCTGCATCCTGACCGTCTCGACCGGTGTGCTGGCGGCCGAGACCATCCGTTTTACGCCCGGCCTGCCGCTGGCCACCCTGGCCGGCATCGAGGGCCTGCCCATGGGGCTGTTCGCCAAGGTGCCCCTGCTGTTCGATGGCAAGCGCTTCGGGCTGAAGCCCAACCAGTGGCTGGCCTACAAGCTTCCCGAGGAATTGCCGGCGCGGGCCTGTTTCTTCCTGACATGGCCATTCGACACGAACCTGATGATCGGCATTGTCGGCGGTGCCTTTGGCTGGGAGATGTCGGCCCGGGGCGATGATGCTGTAGTCGATTTTGCGCTGGGCGAACTGCGCAAGATCTTCGGTGGAGCGGTGGACAGACACTTCATAAAGGGCGGTTTCACCAACTGGGCGAACGACCCCTGGGTGCGCGGCTCCTACGCCTCCGAACGGCCGGGCCGGCACGGTGCGCGCGCCAAGCTGGCGGAACCCATCGACAGTCCGCTGTTCCTGGCCGGCGAAGCCCTGGCCGGCACCTATGCGATGACCTGCGGCGGCGCCAACCTGTCAGGCACCCGGGTCGCCGCAGATGTTGCCGCTTTTCTCAGGGGTTAG
- a CDS encoding M48 family metallopeptidase encodes MALAVALFVVVAACSGPRTQRADVDQAAVERERQLQAELALNALYDHTRRLADVAFAIRHNAAALCGTATEAYFGLSVQTRHAFEAPMRRAAETLFAADDRLRVWTVAAGSPAGRAGLLPGDVIMSVNDTEIPSGTAAISTFIGALDAYSSDTGDGPVSVVFDRADVGLRRAEMVPVTACAYPAELLVSDEINAFADGQHIVVTTGMMNFLRDDTELATIVGHELAHNVMGHVEARQTNALGGLFFDLLAAGLGVNTQGAFSQMAAQAYSQDFELEADYVGLYALALAGYDYERAPNIWRQIAILNPDSITIGRSHPTTAERFIGLENTVAELNQKIASGLPLEPEIKSGSGFGDGSANTNSR; translated from the coding sequence ATGGCTCTTGCCGTCGCCCTGTTTGTCGTCGTCGCCGCATGCAGCGGGCCGCGCACCCAGCGCGCGGATGTTGATCAGGCCGCGGTTGAGCGGGAGCGCCAGCTACAGGCCGAACTGGCCCTGAATGCGTTGTACGACCACACCCGGCGGCTGGCCGATGTAGCCTTTGCCATTCGCCACAACGCGGCGGCGCTGTGTGGAACCGCGACTGAAGCTTATTTCGGCCTCAGCGTACAAACCCGCCATGCCTTCGAGGCCCCCATGCGAAGGGCCGCAGAGACGCTGTTCGCGGCGGATGACCGCCTGCGGGTCTGGACCGTGGCGGCAGGCTCGCCGGCGGGCCGCGCGGGCCTCTTGCCCGGCGATGTCATCATGTCTGTGAACGATACGGAAATCCCCAGTGGAACGGCGGCGATTTCTACATTTATCGGTGCTCTCGACGCCTATTCGTCCGACACCGGTGATGGGCCCGTATCGGTGGTTTTTGATCGCGCCGATGTGGGCCTGCGCCGTGCGGAAATGGTTCCGGTCACGGCCTGCGCCTATCCGGCCGAACTGCTGGTCAGCGATGAAATCAATGCCTTTGCGGACGGTCAGCACATCGTGGTCACCACCGGGATGATGAACTTCCTGCGCGACGACACGGAGTTGGCCACAATTGTCGGGCACGAACTGGCCCATAATGTCATGGGCCATGTGGAAGCCCGTCAGACCAATGCGCTGGGAGGCCTCTTCTTTGACCTGCTGGCGGCGGGACTGGGGGTCAATACCCAGGGTGCGTTCTCCCAGATGGCGGCGCAGGCCTATTCGCAGGACTTTGAGCTGGAGGCAGACTATGTGGGCCTCTATGCACTGGCTCTGGCCGGCTATGATTATGAGCGGGCGCCCAACATCTGGCGCCAGATCGCGATCCTCAATCCTGACAGCATAACCATTGGCCGCAGCCATCCGACCACCGCCGAGCGTTTCATCGGACTGGAGAACACGGTAGCGGAACTCAATCAGAAGATCGCGTCCGGCCTGCCGCTTGAGCCCGAAATCAAGAGCGGATCCGGCTTCGGCGATGGCTCCGCCAACACCAACTCCCGTTGA
- a CDS encoding aldo/keto reductase, translating into MDYVRLGASGLKVSRLCLGTMSYGDPKIYAGWVLDEAAAQPFYRQAWEAGINFFDTADIYSRGVSEEITGRALKALAPRDRLVIATKVGNPMGDGPNDRGLSRKRIMDSIDNSLRRLGTDYVDLYQIHRWDPETPIEETLEALNDIVRAGKVRYIGASSMFAWQFHNALHVSERNGWARFVSMQSHYNLVYREDEREMNPLCLDRGIGLVPWSPLARGFFARNRHRQDGGDTLRARNDPWTLQTYNRDCDYAIVHAAEEIARQRGLTPTQVALAWLLSRPGLTAPIIGVTKPEHLDQAVAAVGVALTDEECAALEAPYEPRPAGGF; encoded by the coding sequence ATGGACTATGTTCGCCTCGGTGCCAGCGGCCTCAAGGTATCGCGTCTGTGCCTTGGCACCATGTCCTATGGCGATCCGAAGATATACGCCGGCTGGGTGCTGGACGAAGCAGCGGCACAGCCGTTCTACCGCCAGGCCTGGGAGGCGGGAATCAACTTCTTCGACACGGCGGACATATATTCCCGCGGTGTTAGCGAAGAGATCACCGGCCGCGCCCTGAAAGCCCTGGCGCCACGCGACCGGCTTGTCATCGCCACCAAGGTCGGCAATCCCATGGGCGACGGACCGAATGACAGGGGCTTGTCGCGCAAGCGCATCATGGACTCGATAGATAACTCCCTGCGCCGGCTCGGCACCGACTATGTGGACCTCTACCAGATCCACCGCTGGGATCCGGAGACCCCGATCGAGGAAACCCTGGAGGCGCTCAACGACATCGTTCGCGCCGGCAAGGTGCGCTATATCGGCGCCAGCTCCATGTTCGCCTGGCAGTTTCACAACGCGCTCCACGTCTCGGAGCGCAATGGTTGGGCCCGCTTCGTCTCCATGCAGAGCCACTACAACCTGGTCTATCGCGAGGATGAGCGCGAGATGAACCCGCTGTGCCTCGACCGCGGCATCGGACTTGTTCCGTGGAGCCCGCTGGCGCGCGGCTTCTTCGCCCGCAACCGTCATCGCCAGGACGGCGGCGATACGCTGCGCGCCCGCAATGATCCGTGGACTCTACAGACCTACAACCGTGACTGCGACTACGCCATCGTCCATGCGGCAGAGGAGATCGCGCGGCAACGCGGCCTGACGCCGACCCAGGTGGCGCTGGCGTGGCTGCTGTCCAGGCCCGGCCTGACCGCCCCCATCATCGGCGTCACCAAACCGGAACACCTGGACCAGGCTGTCGCCGCCGTCGGCGTCGCCCTGACGGACGAAGAGTGTGCCGCGCTGGAAGCGCCCTATGAACCGCGGCCCGCCGGCGGATTCTGA
- a CDS encoding MAPEG family protein produces MTTELLYLTLTAGLAALLWIPQVLGIVAQNGMISAEDFRQATEKPVTGWAQRAKRVHLNMVENLAPFAVLVIVAHLSGQTSATTALWVQVFFWARLAHAAVLYAGIPYLRTLAFSAGFVAQIVIFLAIVF; encoded by the coding sequence ATGACCACTGAACTGCTTTATCTGACCCTGACCGCCGGACTGGCGGCCTTATTGTGGATTCCACAGGTGCTGGGCATCGTCGCCCAGAACGGCATGATCTCGGCCGAGGATTTTCGCCAGGCCACTGAAAAGCCAGTGACCGGCTGGGCCCAGCGGGCCAAACGAGTCCATCTCAACATGGTGGAGAACCTGGCGCCCTTCGCGGTGCTGGTGATTGTCGCCCATCTGAGCGGCCAGACCAGCGCCACCACGGCGCTGTGGGTGCAGGTGTTCTTCTGGGCGCGGCTGGCTCACGCGGCAGTGCTGTATGCGGGTATTCCGTATCTCCGGACCCTGGCGTTCAGCGCCGGATTTGTCGCCCAGATCGTCATTTTCCTGGCGATTGTCTTCTAG
- a CDS encoding adenylate/guanylate cyclase domain-containing protein, with amino-acid sequence MIHRLRLASGLVLFVFVLFHSVNHSLGLISLEAMEAGRHIFLWVWRGWAGTTVLLVAMVTHICLALTTIYRRRSLRLPPWHWAQMLLGLFIPPLLAIHVFGTRLSHEFFTTQDSYAYVLLVLWKLSPMDGIQQAVVLMVAWAHACFGLHFWLRIRPWYRRHIAWLYGLALLVPAAALAGFVAGGQAVARLAEDPAWLQGLAAAANPPDAAQVRTLYDAHNLALAVMAVLLLVPFVARGVRRLNERRRGLIRVRYPSGRSVQVAPGPTLLDISRQFAIPHASVCGGRGRCSTCRVRVDDGQDNLSPPDSHEQAVLQRVFAPPGVRLACQARPRGDVAIAPLLPPTASPADAAPGSAARHGVERDVTVLFADLREFTRFSENRLPYDVVFVLNRYFRSMGEAIENAGGIVDKFIGDGIMALFGVTGDPALGARQAAAAACAMGAALATLNQDLADDLSQPLRMGIGLHHGPVIVGELGYGETISLTAIGDTVNTASRLESMTKSYGCELILSEDVSRAGGLDLTGHDTAEAEVRGRTRPLTVHLVGRAASLDL; translated from the coding sequence GCCTCGTCCTCTTCGTCTTTGTTCTGTTTCACAGTGTCAATCACTCTCTCGGCCTCATTTCCCTGGAGGCGATGGAGGCCGGCCGCCATATCTTTCTCTGGGTGTGGCGCGGCTGGGCCGGCACCACCGTGCTGCTGGTCGCCATGGTCACTCACATATGCCTGGCGCTGACGACCATCTACCGCCGCCGCAGCCTGCGCCTGCCACCCTGGCACTGGGCGCAGATGCTGCTTGGCCTGTTCATCCCGCCCCTGCTGGCCATCCATGTATTCGGCACCCGCCTCAGCCACGAGTTTTTCACCACCCAGGACAGCTACGCCTATGTCCTGCTGGTGCTGTGGAAACTGTCGCCGATGGACGGCATCCAGCAGGCGGTGGTCCTCATGGTGGCCTGGGCCCATGCCTGCTTCGGCCTGCACTTCTGGCTGCGCATCCGGCCCTGGTATCGCCGCCACATCGCCTGGCTCTACGGCCTGGCCCTGCTGGTGCCGGCAGCCGCACTCGCCGGCTTCGTCGCCGGCGGCCAGGCTGTGGCGCGGCTGGCGGAAGATCCGGCCTGGTTGCAGGGTCTGGCCGCCGCCGCCAATCCACCGGACGCGGCGCAGGTCCGCACCCTCTATGACGCGCACAATCTGGCCCTGGCGGTCATGGCGGTGCTGCTGCTGGTGCCTTTCGTCGCGCGCGGTGTCCGCCGCCTGAACGAGCGCCGGCGCGGCCTGATCCGGGTGCGCTACCCGTCCGGCCGCTCCGTCCAGGTGGCGCCGGGCCCGACCCTGCTGGACATCAGCCGGCAATTCGCCATTCCCCATGCCAGCGTTTGCGGCGGCCGCGGCCGCTGCTCCACCTGCCGGGTGCGGGTGGACGACGGCCAGGACAATCTGTCGCCGCCGGACAGCCACGAACAGGCGGTCCTGCAACGTGTCTTCGCACCGCCCGGCGTACGGCTCGCCTGCCAGGCGCGGCCGCGCGGCGACGTGGCCATCGCCCCCCTGTTGCCGCCCACCGCCTCACCGGCCGACGCCGCACCAGGCAGCGCTGCCCGTCACGGCGTCGAACGTGACGTCACCGTGCTCTTCGCTGATCTCCGCGAGTTTACCCGGTTCAGCGAGAACCGCCTCCCCTATGATGTTGTTTTCGTCCTCAATCGCTACTTCCGGTCAATGGGTGAAGCCATTGAAAACGCAGGAGGAATTGTGGACAAGTTTATCGGAGACGGGATCATGGCGCTGTTCGGGGTCACCGGCGATCCGGCGCTGGGCGCCCGTCAGGCGGCCGCCGCCGCCTGCGCCATGGGTGCCGCTCTTGCCACCCTCAACCAGGACCTGGCCGACGACCTGTCGCAGCCGCTGCGCATGGGCATCGGCCTGCACCATGGCCCGGTCATTGTTGGCGAACTGGGCTATGGCGAGACGATCTCCCTCACCGCCATCGGCGATACGGTCAATACCGCCAGCCGCCTGGAAAGCATGACCAAGAGCTATGGCTGCGAACTCATACTGTCGGAAGATGTCAGCCGCGCCGGCGGACTCGATCTGACCGGCCACGACACCGCCGAGGCGGAGGTCAGGGGACGCACCCGTCCCCTGACCGTGCATCTGGTCGGCCGCGCCGCCAGCCTCGACCTCTGA